In Streptomyces sp. P9-A4, the genomic window TGGCGGTGTGAAGGCCTGACCCGGCCGGCGGCCCGGGGCGGGCGCCCGACGCGGTCCCCGCCCCGGTGTGAGGCACCTCGCACCCTCGGGGCGGCGGGCGTACGGGCCGGTAGAGTGGGCGCGTCGTCATCATGCCCGTACGGGGGGAAGCCGGTGCGACTCCGGCACTGACCCGCAACCGTGAGCCGTTCGCAAGAGCGGCGAGTCGGAATGCCCCGTGCGGGACGTGACCGCCGGCACCGTCGAGGAATACGGAGCCGGAGCCTGGTGCCCCTGAGGCGTGCCGGTGCCCGGCCGCAGGAGAGGGCTCCATGAACACCGTCCGCCGAGGCGCCGCCGCGCTCGCAGCCGCCGCCGTCCTGCTCGGCACCGGAGCCGTCGGCGCGGCCTCCGCCGCGCCCTCCCCCACCCCCTCCGCGGGGACGCTCCCGCCCGGCCTGTACGGCACGAAGGACCCGACGTACGACGGTGTGTGGCGCCAGTCGCTCGCCTTCCTCGCCCAGCGCGCCACCGGCTACCAGCCCGCCGACCAGGCCGTGGACTGGCTGCTCGGCCAGCAGTGCGAGGACGGCTCGTTCGCCTCGTACCGCGCGGACGTCACCAAGCCCTGCGACCCGAAGACCATGCGGGACACCAACGCCACCGCCGCCGCCGTGCACGCGCTGGGCGCCGTCCGCCGCCAGGCCGCCGACCCGGAGAAGCTCGACGAGGCCGTCAAGGCGGGCGCCGGCTGGCTGCGCACCGTGCAGAACAAGGACGGCGGCTGGGGCTACACCTCCGGCAGCCCCAGCGACGCCAACTCCACCTCGCTCGTCATCGGCACGCTCGCCGCGATCAGCGTCAAGCCCGGCTCGTACACCTCCTCCGAGGGCCGTACGCCCTACGACGCGCTCCTCACCTTCGCCGTGCCCTGCTCGGACGAGGAGGGCGCCGGGGCGTTCGCCTACCAGCCCGACAAGAGCGGCAAGCTGCTCGCGAACGCCGACGCCACCGCCGCGGCCACCCTCGCCGGGCTCGGCAAGAGCATCGTCGCCACCAAGGCCTCCCCGCAGCAGCAGCCGACCTGTCAGGACCTCACGAAGCCGACCGTCGAGCGGGCCGCCCTCAACGGCGCCTCCTACCTGTCGAAGGCGCTCCTCAAGACCGCCCACCTGAACACCCCGCCGATGCCCGGCGCCACCGACACCAGCGAGCAGCCCGACTTCGGCAACACCGCCGACGCGGTCGTGGCGCTGGCCGGCGCCGGCGCCGCCCGGCAGGCCGAGCCCGCCCTCCAGTGGCTGGAGACGCACTCCGCCGCCTGGGCGAAGGAGAACGGCCCCGCCGCGTACGCGCAGCTGATCCTGGCCTCCCGCTCGATGGAGACCGACCCGCGCGAGTTCGGCACGGCGGACCTGGTCGGGCAGCTCAACGCGACCGGCCCCGCGCCCAAGACCCCGGACACCTCCGCGTCCTCGACCAGCGACGACGAGGGCTCCGGCTTCGACGTCTGGTGGATCATCGGCATCGGCATGGTCGTCGGCGTCGGCATCGGCTTCCTCGTGAGCGGCCGCAAGAAGTGACGGCGGCCCGCAGGACCGGCGCCCGGATCGCGGGCGCCGCGGCCGGCGCGCTGCTGACCCTCGCCGGGGTCGCGGCCACCCCGGCGCAGGCCGCCGGCTACCGCTACTGGTCGTTCTGGGAGAGCGACGGCGGCAAGCCCTGGGCGTACGCCACCCAGGGCCCGGCGACCGCCCGGCCCGCCGACGGCGATGTGATCGGCTTCCGCTTCGCGATCAGCAACGGCACGGACGACACCTCCCTGCCCTCCGTCGCCCCCGACTTCCCGGGGATCTGCGGCGGCACGGACGCGAAGGACGGCAGCAAGCGCGTCGCGGTCGTCGTCGACTTCGGCGGACCGCTGGACGCCCCGCCGGGCGAGACCCCGCCGGAGAAGCTGATCGAGGTCGGCTGTGCGCGGGTCCGCGAGGACGCGACGGGCGCGGAGGCGCTGGCCGAGGTGGCGAAGCCGCTGCGGTACGACAGCGCGGCCATGCTGTGCGGGATCGCGGGCTACCCCGTGCGGGGCTGCGGCGAGCAGGTCGCGGAGAAGGCGCCGGGTGCGTCGGCACCGGCCGAGGCCGCGCCGGCCGCCGCGGGGGACGCCGACGGCGGCGGCCCGTCCTTCGGCGTGCTCGCCGGCGGGGCGGCGGTCCTGGCCCTCGGCGGCGCGGCGATATGGAAGGCCCGCCGGCGCGGATGAGTACGGCCCGTCGCGTGTTCACGGCCCGGGGCGCTTTCACGGCCCGTGGCGTGTTCACGGCCCCCGAGGCGAGCCGGGCCAATGCCCTGCACGCCGGCGCCTGGTGGCTGTGGGCGCTCGGTCTGGCCGTCGCCGCCTCCCGGACCACCAACCCGCTGCTGCTCGGTCTGCTCGTCGGGGTCGCCGGCTATGTCGTCGCGGCCCGGCGTACGGACGCGCCGTGGGCCCGCTCGTACGGCGCGTTCGTGAAGCTCGGCCTGTTCGTCGTCGGCCTGCGGGTCGTCTTCTCGCTGCTCCTCGGCTCCCCCATCCCGGGGACGCACGTGCTGTTCACGCTGCCCGAGCTGCCGCTGCCCGACTGGGCGGAGGGCATCCGCATCGGGGGGCGGGTGACGGTCGAGCAGCTGGTGTTCGCGCTGTACGACGGCGCCAAACTGGCGACCCTGCTGATCTGCGTGGGCGCGGCGAACGCGCTCGCCAACCCGGCACGGCTGCTGAAGTCGCTGCCGGGCGCGCTGTACGAGGCCGGGGTCGCCGTCGTCGTCGCGATGACCTTCGCGCCGAACATGGTCGCGGACGTGGTCCGGCTCCGTACCGCCCGGCGCCTTCGCGGGCGCCCCACGGGCGGGGTGCGGGCGGTGCTCCAGATCGGCCTGCCGGTCCTGGAGGGCGCGCTCGAACGGTCGATCGCCGTCGCCGCCTCGATGGACGCGCGCGGGTACGGGCGGACGGCGCGGGTCCCGGCCTCCGTGCGGCGCACCACGAACGTGCTGACCCTGGGCGGTCTGCTCGGCGTCTGCGCCGGTTCGTACGGGCTGCTCGCCGCGGAGGGCGCCGGTTACGGGCTGCCGCTGCTCGCCGCCGGGCTGCTCGCGGCCATGGCCGGGCTGCGGCTCGGCGGGCGCCGGACGGTCCGCACCCGCTACCGGCCGGACCACTGGGGACTCCGGGCCTGGCTGGTCGCGGGCTCCGGGGCGGCGGTCGCGGTCCTGATGATCTGGGCGAACCAGTACGCGCCCGAGGCCCTGCACCCCGGGGTCGTCCCCCTGGAGGCGCCGGAGCTGCCGCTGTGGCCGGCGGTGTCGGTCCTGGTGGGCCTGGTGCCGGCGTTCGTGGCCCCCGTACCGCCCGGCAAGGAGAACGCGTGATCCGCTTCGAGAACGTCTCGGTGACCTACGACGAGGCCGCCGGGCCCACCCTGCGGGACGTCGACCTCACCGTCCCCGAAGGCGAACTGGTGCTGCTCGTCGGCCCCTCGGGCGTCGGCAAGTCGACCCTCCTCGGCACGGTCTCCGGGCTCGTCCCCCACTTCACGGGCGGCACCCTGACCGGCCGCGTCACGGTCGACGGCCGCGACACCCGCACGCATCCGCCGCGCGAGCTGGCGGACCTGGTCGGCACGGTCGGGCAGGACCCGTCCGCGCACTTCGTCACCGACACGGTCGAGGACGAGCTGGCGTACGGGATGGAGTCGCTGGGCCTGGCGCCCGGCGTCATGCGGCGCCGCGTCGAGGAGACCCTCGACCTCCTCGGCCTCGCCGAACTCCGCGACCGCCCGATCGCCACGCTCTCCGGCGGGCAGCGGCAGCGGGTCGCGATCGGCTCCGTCCTCACCCCGCACCCGAAGATCCTGGTCCTCGACGAGCCGACCTCCGCGCTGGACCCGTCGGCGGCGGAGGACGTCCTCGCGGTCCTCCAGCGCCTGGTCCACGACCTCGGCACGACGGTCCTCCTCGCGGAACACCGCCTGGAACGGGTGGTCCAGTACGCGGACCGGATCATCCTGCTGCCGGACGCGGTGATGGGCCCGCCGGCCGAGATCATGGCGGTCTCGCCGGTGCATCCGCCGGTGGTGGGTCT contains:
- a CDS encoding energy-coupling factor transporter transmembrane component T — its product is MSTARRVFTARGAFTARGVFTAPEASRANALHAGAWWLWALGLAVAASRTTNPLLLGLLVGVAGYVVAARRTDAPWARSYGAFVKLGLFVVGLRVVFSLLLGSPIPGTHVLFTLPELPLPDWAEGIRIGGRVTVEQLVFALYDGAKLATLLICVGAANALANPARLLKSLPGALYEAGVAVVVAMTFAPNMVADVVRLRTARRLRGRPTGGVRAVLQIGLPVLEGALERSIAVAASMDARGYGRTARVPASVRRTTNVLTLGGLLGVCAGSYGLLAAEGAGYGLPLLAAGLLAAMAGLRLGGRRTVRTRYRPDHWGLRAWLVAGSGAAVAVLMIWANQYAPEALHPGVVPLEAPELPLWPAVSVLVGLVPAFVAPVPPGKENA
- a CDS encoding prenyltransferase/squalene oxidase repeat-containing protein: MNTVRRGAAALAAAAVLLGTGAVGAASAAPSPTPSAGTLPPGLYGTKDPTYDGVWRQSLAFLAQRATGYQPADQAVDWLLGQQCEDGSFASYRADVTKPCDPKTMRDTNATAAAVHALGAVRRQAADPEKLDEAVKAGAGWLRTVQNKDGGWGYTSGSPSDANSTSLVIGTLAAISVKPGSYTSSEGRTPYDALLTFAVPCSDEEGAGAFAYQPDKSGKLLANADATAAATLAGLGKSIVATKASPQQQPTCQDLTKPTVERAALNGASYLSKALLKTAHLNTPPMPGATDTSEQPDFGNTADAVVALAGAGAARQAEPALQWLETHSAAWAKENGPAAYAQLILASRSMETDPREFGTADLVGQLNATGPAPKTPDTSASSTSDDEGSGFDVWWIIGIGMVVGVGIGFLVSGRKK
- a CDS encoding SCO2322 family protein — protein: MTAARRTGARIAGAAAGALLTLAGVAATPAQAAGYRYWSFWESDGGKPWAYATQGPATARPADGDVIGFRFAISNGTDDTSLPSVAPDFPGICGGTDAKDGSKRVAVVVDFGGPLDAPPGETPPEKLIEVGCARVREDATGAEALAEVAKPLRYDSAAMLCGIAGYPVRGCGEQVAEKAPGASAPAEAAPAAAGDADGGGPSFGVLAGGAAVLALGGAAIWKARRRG